CAATGTTCTGCGCCGCATGAAAGAAGGCGGTTTCGACTTTTCCCGGTTCCATCCCATCGAGTTCTACGCCATTTTCCCGGACGAGGAGCGGGCGCGCAGGGCGGCAGGCAAATTTCGTGGTGAATCCATCAATGCCCAGGTCAGTGCGCGCGACGATGGCGCCTGGTCGCTGGAACTGAGCAAAGTGATGTACGCAACCTATGACGACATTGGCGATTTCGAGCAAGGTTTCTCTGCCGTGGTCGAGCCGCTGGGCGGCATCATCGAGGGCTGGGGCGTCAAGCAGGAGGTGCGTAACCGCCATCGTCTGAACTGATCTCTGGTTTCAGGTATTGAGCAACGGCTGACCTTCGGGTTGGCCGTTGTCGTTTCTGGCCGCCGAATAGCCCGTGGCAAAACCCTGAAACAAGAATCCCGGGCAAAAAAAAGCCACCGGAGAGGGTGGCTAAAGGGAAGACCGATAAGGAGAGGAAACCGGTCAGGGTTACGGCCTGCGGGGACTGCGCGGGCAGTCCGGATCAGTGGAGCTGAAGTCTTCACCGGGGAAGTTTTCAGCGGATGCGCCGATTATCCGCAGCTCGGTGCGAGCGGTGAAATCAACTCTGACTATGCTGGTGATAGGCGATGCAATGCGTCGCAATGAGGCGGGGGCAATCGGCTTGGGGCATTTGCCGCACAGGAATGGTGCGGTGCTTGCGGCGTGATTATCCAACCGATTGAAATCAAAGCGTTTATGCCGATGGCACGGGCCTTGCGAAGGCCTGTAGGTCCGGGTGACAAGGAGTACGGCATGATCCGCACCTATTTTGATGAAATGTACGATGCCGGCGGCCAGGTCCGCCCGCATTACCGGGAGTTCGCCCGCTGGCTGGCCGACACGCCTGACGAGTTGCTGGCACAACGGCGACGCGAGGCCGATCTGCTGTTCCACCGGGCCGGGATCACGTTCACGCTCTATGGCGACGAGCAGGGCACCGAGCGCCTGATTCCGTTCGACACCATCCCGCGCAGCATTCCCGCCAGCGAGTGGCGGATCGTCGAGCGCGGCTGCATCCAGCGGGTCAAGGCGTTGAACATGTTCCTCGCCGACCTTTATCACGAGCAGCGCATCATCAAGGCCGGGATTATCCCTGCCGAACAGGTGCTGGCCAACGAGCAGTACCAGTTGGCGATGCAGGGCCTGGATCTGCACCGCGACATCTATTCGCACATCTCCGGCGTCGACCTTGTGCGCGACGGCGATGGCACTTACTACGTGCTCGAAGACAACCTGCGTACTCCGAGCGGCGTCAGCTACATGCTCGAAGACCGCAAAATGATGATGCGTCTGTTCCCGGAGCTGTTCGCCGCCCAGCGCATCGCGCCCATCGACCACTACCCGAATCTGTTGCTCGACACCCTGAAAAGCTCCAGCCCGATCGACGACCCGAGCGTGGTGGTACTGACGCCGGGGCGCTTCAACAGTGCGTTCTTCGAACACGCTTTCCTGGCGCGGGAAATGGGCGTTGAACTGGTGGAGGGCGCCGACCTGTTTGTGCGTGACGACAAGGTCTTCATGCGCACCACCGACGGGCCGAAAGCGGTGGACGTGATTTATCGCCGTCTCGATGACGCGTTCCTCGATCCGCTGGCGTTCAACCCCGATTCGATGCTCGGTGTACCGGGACTGTTGTCGTCGTATCGCTCGGGCAACGTGGTGCTGGCCAATGCCATCGGTACCGGGGTGGCGGATGACAAATCGGTGTACCCGTTTGTCACCGAGATGATCCGTTTCTACCTCGATGAAGAACCGATCCTGAAGAACGTGCCGACCTGGCAGTGCCGCAACCCCTCGGAACTTTCCCACGTACTGGCCAATCTTCCGGATCTGGTGGTCAAGGAAACCCAGGGCTCCGGCGGTTACGGAATGCTGGTGGGGCCGGCGTCAACCACGGCGCAGATCGATGCGTTCCGTGAGCGGATCAAGGCCAAGCCCCACGCGTACATTGCGCAGCCGACATTGTCGCTGTCGACCTGTCCGACCTTTGTCGAAAACGGCATTGCGCCGCGTCATATCGACCTGCGTCCGTTTGTATTGTCTGGCCGCGAAACCCGGGTCGTGCCCGGCGGTTTGACCCGTGTCGCCCTGCGTGAAGGCTCCCTGGTGGTGAATTCCTCCCAGGGCGGCGGCACCAAGGACACCTGGGTGGTCGAGGATTGAAGGAAGCTTGCCATGTTAAGTAGAACTGCCTCGGATCTGTACTGGATGTCGCGTTACCTGGAGCGGGCGGAAAACCTCGCGCGGATGCTCGATATCAGCTATTCGCTGTCGCTGATGCCGCAGGACGGTCGCGGCGACGGTTTGCACGAACTGGCGATGCCGCTGTTGATCACCGGCACCCTCGACGATTATCTGGAGCGTCACGGCGAACTGCATGCCGAACGCCTGCTGCATTTCTTCGCCCTGGACGCGGCCAACCCGGCGAGCATCTACAGTTGCCTCGGCGCGGCGCGGGCCAGTGCGCATGCGGTGCGCGGGCGTATCACCGCGGACATGTGGGAGAACATCAACGCTACCTGGCTGGAGATTCGCGGCATTGCCGAGCAGGGCCTCAGTCGTTACGGCATGAGCCGTTTCTGCGAGTGGATCAAGGAGCGCTCGCACCTGTTCCGTGGCGCGTCCTACGGCACGATCATGCGCAACGATGCGTTCCGTTTCATTCGTCTGGGGACGTTCATCGAGCGTGCGGATAACACGCTGCGCCTGCTCGATGCGCGCTATGAAATGGCCGGCGATCAGGCCGAGGCCGTCAGTGACGGTACGGCGCACGCCTATTACCAGTGGAGTGCACTGTTGCGAGCGCTGTCATCGTTCGAGGCCTACACCGAGATCTACCGCGACGCACCCGGCGCCCGGCATGTCGCCGAGCTGCTGCTGTTGCGCGCCGATGTGCCGCGCTCGCTGCGCGCCTGCACCGAGGAAATCGACCAGATCCTCGCCCAGTTACCCGGCGCCAATGGCCGTCCGGCACAACGCCTTGCTGCCGAAATGGACGCACGCCTGCGCTACACCGGCATCAACGAAATCCTCGCCGAAGGCCTGCACGCCTGGCTCACCGAATTCATCCCGCTGGTGCGCCAGTTGGGCAACGCGATTCACAGTTCATACCTGGAGGCTGCATGAGACTTTCCATAAGCCACGAGACCACCTATCACTATGAAGATCAGGTGCGGGCGAGCATCCAGTATTTGCGCCTGACCCCGCACGACAGCGAGCGTCAGCACGTGTTGAGCTGGCAACTCGACCTGCCGCGTCCGGTGCGCGCCCAGCTCGATCCGTTCGGCAATATCCTGCATGTGCTGACCATGGATGAGCCGCACGAAGCGATCATCATCGGCGCCCGTGGCCAGGTCGATATCGACGAATTGCGCGAGGCCGAGCATGAGAGCCAGTCGGCGCTACCGTTTCTGCGCTTCACCCGGCTGACCGAGGCGGACGAAGGGCTACGGGCGTTTGCCGACAAATCCTGCAAACAGCGGCGCGATCGCACTGCGCTGATCGACCTGATGCATGGTTTGAACCAGCACATCAGCTACACGCCGGGTTCGACTGAAGTCGACACCAGCGCCGCCGAAGCTTTTGCCGGGCGCGCCGGGGTTTGTCAGGATCACACCCATGCGTTTCTCGCCTGTGCACGTAGTCTGGGAATTCCGTCGCGTTATGTGTCGGGTTATCTGTACAGCGAGGACGCCGAGCATCTGGCCAGTCATGCCTGGGCCGAAGCGTGGCTGGATGACGCCTGGTACAGCTTTGACGTGACCAACCAGTTGGCCCGCCCGGAGCGGCATCTGAAACTGGCGGTGGGCCTGGATTATCTGGATGCCTGCCCGGTGCGCGGCATGCGCCGGGGCGGTGGTTGTGAGCAGATGCATGCGAAGGTGTTCGTGTCGCCGACACCGGTTATTTCCGTGCAACAACAGTAATTTGCTTCACACAAAACCCTGTAGGAGCGAGCCTGCTCGCGATAGCGGTCGTCAGTTGAAGGATCAGTGACTGACACTCCGCTATCGCGAGCAGGCTCACTCCTACAGGGGAATGTCGTCAGGGCTTAACCTTGCGCCCAGCCATGTGTTGCAAATAGCCGATCAACAACTGCAAATCCCTCTCCGGCAACACCTCTGCCGAAAACCCCGGCATCTTCGCCTGCGGCCACTGGCGCAAACTCTGCGGATCGCGAATGTAGCGCTTGAGGAAGTCCGCGCCGAAATACTCGGTCGGGTTGTACGGAATATTCAAGTCCGGCCCGAACTGCGCATCTCCCGCACCGTTCAACCGGTGGCAGGCCAGGCAGTTCTTCTGGAACAGTGCAAAACCCTGACTCACCGGGTCATCCGCTTTAAGCTTCGGATCCGGTAACAGCGCCGGGAAGCGCTCGGCCACCGGCGCCATGCGCTTGATGCTCGCCACTTGGAACGGCCATTGCTCAGGGCTGATGTTGCCGGCCTGCGGGTCAGTCCATACCAGATAGAACGGCCCGGCGCTGTGTTTGCCCTCGGACAGCGGCGGCCACGGCTGCGCCGGGTCCTCGATCGCCAGCCAGGCCTGCGCGCCTTTGCTGTTGAGCAACGGCGCAGCGGCCAGTTCGGCAGCAAACCCGTCCAGCGCCACCGCTTGCAGGTGATCGGCCGGTTTGATCCCGGTGAGCAGCGCCGCCACGGGCACGGCGCGATAAGTCATGTCCTTCTTGTAGGACACATCGTTCTTGATGGTCAGAGTTTGTGCTTGCGGATGCTTGAGCAACTCTTCGGTCTGCCAGGTGCGACTGTTCGCGCCCAGCTCCAGCGTGAGCTGCGCCGCAGACAAGGGCATGCTCAGCAGCAAGGCCCAGAACACAATGAGCGTTTTCAAATGATCGCCGTCCCTGTCGTGGAAGTGCGCAAAGGTTCGCACAGCCACGCTGGCCCGGGTAGCGGGCCAGTCACATTTTGTCTGGCGATAGCGGACGCCTGCCGCTTGAGTCAGCCAATCACCTTGGTCAGATTGGGCAAAATCAACAGCAGCGTGGTGGCGAAAAGAATGAGTCCTGCTTGACGAACTTTCGGTTGTTTGAACATGGCTTGACCGCCTTTATTGTTATTTCCTGATGTCTGCCTGCATATCCATGACGGCAAACGCTGCACTTCCTGTTGAAGAACGTCGGCCCCGGCAAAACCCGACGACCCTGACGTACATTTACTACCTTAGAGCCCGCGTCACGCTTGGCTTAGATCCAATTCATATGTATTTGCTGCCGTTTGCGATAAAAACGGCATGAGGCTTATTGCCAGCTTCTTCGCCGCCCGCTGGCTAGACAACTCGCTGACCTGAACCGGTTCACCTGAGGGTGGATGACCGTCCGTCTGAGCGTGCACGTCAACGTCATTGAGCGCTGTGGTCATTGAATCCATGCGCGCTCGGGACAACAGTGACACTACGAAATTCACTCACCGCACAGGTTCGAGGACGTCATGACCCAAGCTTTGATTTTCGATGCGTTACGCACGCCCCGCGGCAAAGGCAAGGCCGATGGCGCGCTGCACAGCGTCAAACCGGTGAATCTGGTCGCCGGGTTGTTGACCGCGCTGCAAAGCCGCACGGCGCTGGACACCAGTCAGGTCGATGACGTGGTGCTCGGCTGCGTCACGCCGATTGGCGATCAGGGCTCGGACATTGCCAAGACTGCGGTGCAGGTGGCGGATTGGGACGTTAGCGTGGCCGGCGTGCAGATCAACCGCTTCTGCGCCTCGGGTCTGGAAGCGGTCAACCTCGGTGCGATGAAGGTGCGCTCGGGCTTCGAGGATCTGGTGGTGGTCGGTGGCGTCGAGTCGATGTCGCGGGTGCCGATGGGCAGCGACGGCGGCGCCTGGGCACTGGATCCGCAAACCAATCTGCACAGCCACTTCACCCCGCAGGGCGTTGGTGCGGACCTGATCGCCACCCTTGAGGGCTTCGGCCGTGAGGATGTCGATGCCTACGCGTTGCACTCGCAGCAAAAAGCTGCACGGGCGCGGGCCGACGGCTCGTTCAACAAGTCGCTGGTGCCGGTGCAGGATCAGAACGGCATCATCCTGCTCGATCACGACGAATTCATTCGCGCCGAGTCGACGATGGAAGGCCTCGGCAAACTCAAGCCAAGTTTCGAAATGATCGGCCAGATGGGTTTTGATGCCACCGCGCTGCGGGTTTACAGCCACGTCGAGCGGATCAACCACGTGCACACGCCGGGCAACAGCTCCGGGATCGTTGACGGTGCGGCGCTGATGTTGATCGGCTCCGAAGCCAAGGGTCGTGCGCTCGGCCTGCAACCACGGGCCCGGATCGTCGCCACGGCCGTCACCAGCACCGACCCGACGATCATGCTTACCGGCCCGGCGCCGGCCACGCGCAAGGCCCTGGCCAAGGCGGGGCTGCGCGTGGAAGACATCGACCTGTTCGAGGTCAATGAGGCATTTGCCTCGGTGGTGCTCAAGTTCATCAAGGACATGGCGGTGGACCCGGACAAAGTCAACGTCAACGGCGGCTCGATCGCCATGGGCCACCCGCTGGGCGCGACCGGTTGCGCGATCCTCGGCACCTTGCTCGATGAACTGGAAACCCGGCGCCTGCGCTACGGCCTGGCGACGCTGTGCGTCGGCGGCGGCATGGGCATTGCCACCATCATCGAACGCCTCTGAGCCCCGAATTCAAGGAAACCTTGTTATGAGCGAAGCCATTCGTTACGAAAAAGGCCAGGACGCCATCGTCGTGTTGACCATCGACATGCCGGGCCAGAGCGCCAACACCATGAACGCCGTGTACCGCGATGCCATGGGCGCCTGCGTTGCGCGGCTAGTGGCGGAAAAAGACAGCATCGCCGGGGTGATCATCACCTCGGCGAAGAAAACCTTCTTTGCCGGCGGCGACCTCAATGAGCTGATCAAGGTCGGCAAACCCGAGGCCAAAGCGTTCTATGACATGGTGCTGAGCCTCAAGGGGCAGTTGCGCACCCTGGAAACCCTCGGCAAACCGGTGGTCGCGGCGATCAACGGCGCCGCGCTCGGCGGTGGCTGGGAAATCTGTCTGGCCTGCCATCACCGGGTGGCGCTGGACGATGCGGCGGTGCAGCTCGGTCTGCCGGAAGTGACGCTGGGTCTGCTGCCGGGCGGCGGCGGGGTGGTGCGCATGGTGCGTATGCTCGGCATCGAAAAAGCCTTGCCGTACTTGCTCGAAGGCAAAAAGGTGCGCCCGCAACAGGCATTGCAGGCCGGTCTGATCGATGAACTGGCGGCGGATCGTGACGAGTTGCTGGCCAAGGCGCGCGCCTGGATTGTCGCGAACCCGGGCGCGGTACAGCGTTGGGACGTGAAGGGCTATCAGATCCCCGGCGGCACACCGTCGAATCCGAAAGTCGCGCAGATGCTGGCGATAGCGCCGTCGATCCTGCGCAGCAAGACTCAGGGCACGCTGCCCGCGCCGGAGAAAATCCTCTGTGCGGCGGTGGAGGGCGCGCAGGTCGATTTCGACACCGCGCACCTGATCGAAACCCGCTATTTCACCGAACTGACCACCGGGCAGATCTCGAAAAACCTGATCGGCACCTTCTGGTTCCAGCTCAACGAGATCAACGCCGGCAGTTCGCGGCCGCAGGGTTTTGCGCCATATGTCACGCGCAAGGTCGGCGTGCTCGGTGCGGGCATGATGGGCGCCGGGATCGCCTTCGTCAGTGCCTCGGCTGGTATCGATGTGGTGCTCAAGGATATCAACCTGGCGGCGGCCGAGAAGGGCAGGGCCCATTCGGCGGCGCTGCTGGACAAGAAAGTCGCCCGTGGCCAGATGACGGCCGAAAAGCGCGAAGCGGTGCTGGCGCGGATTCACATCACTGAAAATGATGCGGATCTGGCGGGTTGTGATCTGATCATCGAGGCGGTGTTCGAGGATCGCGAACTCAAGGCCAAGGTCTCGTCGGCAGCGCAAAAGATTGTCGGTGCTGACGCGGTGATTGCCTCCAACACTTCGACCTTGCCGATCACCGGGCTGGCGACCGCAGTACCCGATCAGACTAAGTTCATCGGTCTGCACTTCTTCAGCCCGGTGGACAAAATGCCGTTGGTGGAAATCATCAAAGGTGCGCAGACCAGTGCTGAAACCCTGGCGCGCGGTTTCGACTTCGTCCTGCAAATCAAGAAAACCCCGATCGTGGTCAATGACAGTCGCGGCTTCTTTACCTCGCGGGTGTTTGGCACCTTCACCAATGAAGGCATCGCCATGCTCGGCGAGGGCGTGAGCGCGCCGATGATCGAGACCGAAGCGCGCAAGGCCGGGATGCCGGTCGGGCCGCTGGCGATCTCCGACGAAGTTTCCCTCAGCCTGATGAGCCATATCCGTCAGCAAACGGCCAAAGACCTGCAAGCGGAAGGGAAACCGCTGATAGAACACCCGGCCTTCGCCGTGATTGACTTGCTGCTCAACGAATACAAGCGCCCGGGCAAAGCCGCTGGCGGTGGTTTCTACGATTACCCGGCGGGTGGTCAGAAACATCTGTGGCCGGAGTTGAAGACGCGCTTCGAGAAGGCCGACGGGCAGATTTCGCCGAAGGATGTGCGTGATCGTCTGCTGTTCGTGCAAGCCCTGGAAACCGTGCGCTGCGTGGAGGAGGGCGTGCTGACCTCGACAGCGGATGCCAACGTCGGCTCGATCTTCGGCATCGGATTTGCGCCGTGGACCGGCGGCGCCTTGCAATTCATCAATCAGTACGGGGTGCAGGACTTCGTCGCACGCGCGCAGTATCTGGCCGAGCAGTACGGCGAGCGCTTTGCGCCACCGGCCCTGCTGCTGGAAAAAGCCGCGAAAGGCGAGCTGTTTAAGTGATCGGCTGAACGTTGCGGGGCTTGCCTTGCCGGGGTGTTTCAAGGCAGGCTCTGGGGTGTTCATTATTCCCATCACGTGTCAGGTATTTTTTATGTCGCTACGCATCTGCATTCTGGAAACCGACATCCTGCGTCCGGAACTGGTCGATCAATATCAGGGTTACGGGCAGATGTTTCAGCGCCTGTTCTCGCAGCAACCGATTGCCGCCGAGTTCACCGTGTACAACGTGATGCAGGGCGAATACCCCAGCGACGACCTGACCTTCGATGCGTACCTGATCACCGGCAGCAAGGCCGATTCGTTCGGCACCGACCCGTGGATCCAGACCCTCAAGCAATACCTGCTGACCCGCTACGAGCGTGGCGACAAGCTGCTCGGCGTGTGCTTCGGCCATCAATTGCTGGCGCTGCTGCTAGGTGGCAAGAGCGAGCGCGCCAGCCAGGGGTGGGGCGTCGGCACCCACAACTACAAACTGGCGGCCAAGGCGCCGTGGATGAGTCCGGTGCGTGAAGAGCTGACGCTGCTGATCAGCCACCAGGATCAGGTCACTGCGCTGCCGGAAAACGCCACGGTTATTGCCTCCAGCGATTTCTGCCCGTTTGCCGCGTACCACATCAACGATCAGGTGCTGTGCTTCCAGGGGCACCCGGAATTCATTCACGACTATTCGCGGGCGCTGCTGGATCTGCGCCAGGAAGCGCTGGGTTCGCAGATCTACTCGAAAGGCGTGGCCAGCCTGGAGCAGGAGCACCATGGCACCACGGTGGCGGAATGGATGATGCGTTTTGTGGCGCACAAGCCAGAAGCTGCAGCGATTTAAGACCTGACATTTACCTATGTGGCGAGGGAGCTTGCTCCCGCTCGGATGCGCAGCAGCCGTAATTTACGGCAACTTGATGTCTGTATGGGGGCGCTTCGCACCCCAGCGGGAGCAAGCTCCCTCGCCACAGGACTACAACCACCCCGACCTCTTGAAACTCGCCCACAAACTCACACACCCCACCGTAATAAACCCCAACACAGCGAAATAGCCGTAGTGCCAGCTCAGCTCCGGCATGTTCTGGAAGTTCATCCCGTAAATCCCCGCCACCGCCGTCGGGAATGCCAGAATCGCCGCCCACGCGGCAAACTTGCGTTGCACCACACTCTGCCGCGACGCTTCCAGCAACACACCGACCTCGATGGTCTGGCTGGCGATGTCCGCCAGCGTGGTCAGGTCTTCCATTTGCCGCGTGACGTGAATCTGCACATCGCGGAAGTACGGGCGCATGTTCTTGTCGATGAACGGAAAGCTCAGCTTCTGCAGCTCCTCGCCAATCTCCACCATCGGCGCTGCATAGCGGCGCAGGCGCAACACGTCGCGGCGCAGGCCGTGGAGTTTCTGAATGTCATGCTCGTTCAACGCACTGCACAGCACGTTGCGCTCCAGTTCATCGATCTCGGCATGAATCGCTTCGCCCACCGGCTGGTAGTTTTCGATGACGAAATCCAGCAGCGCATACAGGACGAAATCTTCGCCGTGCTCCAGCAACAGCGGCCGCGCCTCACAGCGTTGGCGGACATGCGCGTAGGACGCCGAGTGGCCGTTGCGGGCGGTGATGATG
The Pseudomonas fluorescens genome window above contains:
- a CDS encoding transglutaminase family protein; the protein is MRLSISHETTYHYEDQVRASIQYLRLTPHDSERQHVLSWQLDLPRPVRAQLDPFGNILHVLTMDEPHEAIIIGARGQVDIDELREAEHESQSALPFLRFTRLTEADEGLRAFADKSCKQRRDRTALIDLMHGLNQHISYTPGSTEVDTSAAEAFAGRAGVCQDHTHAFLACARSLGIPSRYVSGYLYSEDAEHLASHAWAEAWLDDAWYSFDVTNQLARPERHLKLAVGLDYLDACPVRGMRRGGGCEQMHAKVFVSPTPVISVQQQ
- a CDS encoding alpha-E domain-containing protein translates to MLSRTASDLYWMSRYLERAENLARMLDISYSLSLMPQDGRGDGLHELAMPLLITGTLDDYLERHGELHAERLLHFFALDAANPASIYSCLGAARASAHAVRGRITADMWENINATWLEIRGIAEQGLSRYGMSRFCEWIKERSHLFRGASYGTIMRNDAFRFIRLGTFIERADNTLRLLDARYEMAGDQAEAVSDGTAHAYYQWSALLRALSSFEAYTEIYRDAPGARHVAELLLLRADVPRSLRACTEEIDQILAQLPGANGRPAQRLAAEMDARLRYTGINEILAEGLHAWLTEFIPLVRQLGNAIHSSYLEAA
- a CDS encoding acetyl-CoA C-acetyltransferase, which produces MTQALIFDALRTPRGKGKADGALHSVKPVNLVAGLLTALQSRTALDTSQVDDVVLGCVTPIGDQGSDIAKTAVQVADWDVSVAGVQINRFCASGLEAVNLGAMKVRSGFEDLVVVGGVESMSRVPMGSDGGAWALDPQTNLHSHFTPQGVGADLIATLEGFGREDVDAYALHSQQKAARARADGSFNKSLVPVQDQNGIILLDHDEFIRAESTMEGLGKLKPSFEMIGQMGFDATALRVYSHVERINHVHTPGNSSGIVDGAALMLIGSEAKGRALGLQPRARIVATAVTSTDPTIMLTGPAPATRKALAKAGLRVEDIDLFEVNEAFASVVLKFIKDMAVDPDKVNVNGGSIAMGHPLGATGCAILGTLLDELETRRLRYGLATLCVGGGMGIATIIERL
- a CDS encoding amidotransferase encodes the protein MSLRICILETDILRPELVDQYQGYGQMFQRLFSQQPIAAEFTVYNVMQGEYPSDDLTFDAYLITGSKADSFGTDPWIQTLKQYLLTRYERGDKLLGVCFGHQLLALLLGGKSERASQGWGVGTHNYKLAAKAPWMSPVREELTLLISHQDQVTALPENATVIASSDFCPFAAYHINDQVLCFQGHPEFIHDYSRALLDLRQEALGSQIYSKGVASLEQEHHGTTVAEWMMRFVAHKPEAAAI
- a CDS encoding c-type cytochrome, whose protein sequence is MPLSAAQLTLELGANSRTWQTEELLKHPQAQTLTIKNDVSYKKDMTYRAVPVAALLTGIKPADHLQAVALDGFAAELAAAPLLNSKGAQAWLAIEDPAQPWPPLSEGKHSAGPFYLVWTDPQAGNISPEQWPFQVASIKRMAPVAERFPALLPDPKLKADDPVSQGFALFQKNCLACHRLNGAGDAQFGPDLNIPYNPTEYFGADFLKRYIRDPQSLRQWPQAKMPGFSAEVLPERDLQLLIGYLQHMAGRKVKP
- a CDS encoding 3-hydroxyacyl-CoA dehydrogenase NAD-binding domain-containing protein; the protein is MSEAIRYEKGQDAIVVLTIDMPGQSANTMNAVYRDAMGACVARLVAEKDSIAGVIITSAKKTFFAGGDLNELIKVGKPEAKAFYDMVLSLKGQLRTLETLGKPVVAAINGAALGGGWEICLACHHRVALDDAAVQLGLPEVTLGLLPGGGGVVRMVRMLGIEKALPYLLEGKKVRPQQALQAGLIDELAADRDELLAKARAWIVANPGAVQRWDVKGYQIPGGTPSNPKVAQMLAIAPSILRSKTQGTLPAPEKILCAAVEGAQVDFDTAHLIETRYFTELTTGQISKNLIGTFWFQLNEINAGSSRPQGFAPYVTRKVGVLGAGMMGAGIAFVSASAGIDVVLKDINLAAAEKGRAHSAALLDKKVARGQMTAEKREAVLARIHITENDADLAGCDLIIEAVFEDRELKAKVSSAAQKIVGADAVIASNTSTLPITGLATAVPDQTKFIGLHFFSPVDKMPLVEIIKGAQTSAETLARGFDFVLQIKKTPIVVNDSRGFFTSRVFGTFTNEGIAMLGEGVSAPMIETEARKAGMPVGPLAISDEVSLSLMSHIRQQTAKDLQAEGKPLIEHPAFAVIDLLLNEYKRPGKAAGGGFYDYPAGGQKHLWPELKTRFEKADGQISPKDVRDRLLFVQALETVRCVEEGVLTSTADANVGSIFGIGFAPWTGGALQFINQYGVQDFVARAQYLAEQYGERFAPPALLLEKAAKGELFK
- a CDS encoding magnesium and cobalt transport protein CorA encodes the protein MGRVVAAAVYSAGKKVTNITLDEGAAWAAKTGHFVWIGLEEPDAQELANLQRQFNLHELAIEDALEKHSRPKLETFGDALFIVTYSPIREHGILQFIETHIFAGKGYIITARNGHSASYAHVRQRCEARPLLLEHGEDFVLYALLDFVIENYQPVGEAIHAEIDELERNVLCSALNEHDIQKLHGLRRDVLRLRRYAAPMVEIGEELQKLSFPFIDKNMRPYFRDVQIHVTRQMEDLTTLADIASQTIEVGVLLEASRQSVVQRKFAAWAAILAFPTAVAGIYGMNFQNMPELSWHYGYFAVLGFITVGCVSLWASFKRSGWL
- a CDS encoding circularly permuted type 2 ATP-grasp protein, with amino-acid sequence MIRTYFDEMYDAGGQVRPHYREFARWLADTPDELLAQRRREADLLFHRAGITFTLYGDEQGTERLIPFDTIPRSIPASEWRIVERGCIQRVKALNMFLADLYHEQRIIKAGIIPAEQVLANEQYQLAMQGLDLHRDIYSHISGVDLVRDGDGTYYVLEDNLRTPSGVSYMLEDRKMMMRLFPELFAAQRIAPIDHYPNLLLDTLKSSSPIDDPSVVVLTPGRFNSAFFEHAFLAREMGVELVEGADLFVRDDKVFMRTTDGPKAVDVIYRRLDDAFLDPLAFNPDSMLGVPGLLSSYRSGNVVLANAIGTGVADDKSVYPFVTEMIRFYLDEEPILKNVPTWQCRNPSELSHVLANLPDLVVKETQGSGGYGMLVGPASTTAQIDAFRERIKAKPHAYIAQPTLSLSTCPTFVENGIAPRHIDLRPFVLSGRETRVVPGGLTRVALREGSLVVNSSQGGGTKDTWVVED
- a CDS encoding ribonuclease E inhibitor RraB, with product MSTAYQEDISSNVLRRMKEGGFDFSRFHPIEFYAIFPDEERARRAAGKFRGESINAQVSARDDGAWSLELSKVMYATYDDIGDFEQGFSAVVEPLGGIIEGWGVKQEVRNRHRLN